In Thermoanaerobacterium xylanolyticum LX-11, the genomic window CTTTGTGTTCACCAATATATAAATCATTTAAATAAACTTGAGCGTATGCCATTACTCCTTCAAAATGAAGATAAATAGCTTTGCCTCGATACTCGTCTGATATATTAAGTGGATACTTGTAACATGATTTAACCTGATACATCTTTTCATCAAAATAATTATAGGGCAGTTCTACATTTGTATGAGGGAGATTTACTATTTCAAATTTCTCCAAATCATCTACTTTTTCGTAACCATCCTCATATTTTGCTTTAAAATACCAATTATTATTAATGTGAATAATTTCTCTCATAAACATCCTCCTCTACTGCTTTACTGCACCTGTTAAACCTTGTACAAAATATCTCTGAAGTGCAAAGAATATAATTATCATGGGTAAAGTAGCTACAACAATAGCCGCCATTACAGCTCCATAATCCGGAAAATATGCAGATGCCATATTAGATATTAATAAGGTCATCGTCTTTTGTTTATCAGTTTGTAATATAATAAGTGGCCACAAATATGAATTCCAACTTGTCATAAACGAATATATAGCAGCTGCTGCATATGTAGATTTCATTGTTGGAATAATTATTCTAAAGAAGATTGTAAACTCGCCTGCACCATCGACTCTTGCCGCTTCAATAGTTTCTTTCGATATCGCTTTAAAACTTTGCCTAAAAAAGAATATAATGAAAGCAGATGCTATTGAAGTAATTATTAAACCAAAATGTGTATCAAGTAAACCAAGTTGAACAATTAATCTAAACAGCGGTATCATGAGTGCCGCAAATGGAATCATCATAGTTATAAGTATCAAACTATAAATTATTTCCCGTTTTTTAGAATAATATATTTCAAACCCATATGCAGCCATTGATGATATAATCAATGTACCTATTACTGTTAATGTAGATACTTTTACAGAATTTAGAAATACATGTCCTAAATTATACGATGTAAAAAGTGTCTTAAAATTATTAATTAATTGATTGCCAAATAACATTCTACCTTTTATTACATCAGCAGCCGTATTAGTCATACCCACAATCATCCAATAAAAAGGAAATATTGAAGCTATAAATGCAACTATCAAAAAAACATAAACAATAATTTTACTTAAGTATTTACTAATTTTCAATCTTTATCACCTGCCAATTTAAATTGAATTACAGTTAATATACCAGCCATAATTACAATTGAATATGAAACAGTGGCTGCATATCCAAAATTAGGCATATATTTAAATGCCAAATTATATATATACACAGACAATGTCAACAAAGAATTTCCTGGACCAACTGAAGAAGCTGTTACACCACCTGCTGACAAATTCATAGGTTCATCAAATAATTGTAAAGTACCAATTGTCGACATTATAGTTGTAAAAACTATTATTGGTTTAAGAAGTGGTATTGTTATTGAAAAAAATTGTCTAATCTTACTTGCTCCATCAATTTCTGCTGCCTCATAAATATCATCTGAAATATTTTGTAACCCCGATAAATAAAATACCATATTATAACCAGTCCATCGCCAAGTCATAGCAATTATTATCATTACCTTAGCCCAAAATGGATCCATAAGCCAAGGTATTGGCTTAGAAATTATTCCTAAATGCATTAATCCATCGTTTATAAAGCCATCCGTATTGAACATCATTTTAAATAATGTCGCATAGGCAACAAGCGAAGTAACACTTGGTAAAAATATTCCTGTTCTAAAAATTCCTCTAAATTTCACTTTTTTATCATTTAATATTGCTGCAAGTATTAATGCTAACAATAACATTATAGGCACTTGAAAGATAAGAAATTCAAACGTATTTTTTAATGCCATCAAAAACATATCATCATGAAATAGTCTTAAATAATTACCCAATCCAACAAATTTACCAACCACACCTTTTGTCGATGTTGTAGATAAATAAAGCGAATATACAATAGGATAGAAAAGAAAAGCAGCAAAAAGTATTATCGAAAAAGATGTAAATATCCATCCATACTTATTTTGCTGTCTTGTTAATAAACTTTTTCTTTTTTTCATTGTTGAAACATTTTTGACGTTAACCATAATTTCACCTCTTATTCTATGGAGAAGAGTAGAAACTCTTCTCCATAAATAATTTCTATAATATTTATTTACCTATTTGATTAATTAATTGATCTTGGGCTTTTTTCAACGCTTCATCAACAGATAATTTACCCGAATAGACATCAGGCATTGTAGCCATCACTGCAGAATCAGCTTCATAAGTATACATACCATAATTTACAGAAGGTATCTTTTTCATATAGTCTGACAAGTCTGAAAATACTTTTTGCCCTCCAAAGAATGGATCTGGATTTGAATAAGCACTACCACTCTGTGCAGGTATATATGTTCCCATTGCACCCTGATTAACTAATATTTGTTGATAAAAATCAACATTACCATCATATATAGTCTTTAAAAAGTCTATTGCAACATCTTTATTTTTTGAGTCATTTAAAACATACCAGCTTGAACCACCAAGGTTTGAATAATTAACAGATGAACTATCATTCAATCTAGGAATTGGTGCAAGAGCCCATTTACCAGATTGATCTTTTGCAGCTTTTATTGATCCAATTATCCACACGCCTGAAATAACAGATGCTACATCTCCATTGTTAAATGAAGCCACCCAATTATTCCATCCACTTTCTTTTTTCACAAAATTCGAATTAATTAATTCTTTATACGTATTAATTGCCTCTTTTAATACTTCATTATTTACCAGATTTGGTTTACCATTAGCATCAAAATACCACTGCCCTGCTGATTGCAGCATTATTCTCATCGCACCACCATCTGCAGGATCAAGACTAATCATATCTTTACCTGTTTTTTCTTTGACTTGCTTCCCTATATTCATAAATTGATCCCAAGTAATATTATTTAGGTCTTCCGGTTTAATTCCTGCTTGTGAGAGAATATCACTTCTGTAAAAAAACCCTGTTACTCCTGAATCAAATGGTACACCGTAAATTTTATTATTTAATGTCATAAATTTAATTTTATAATTTGCAAAATCATTATAATTGATTTTGTTTGTTAAATCTGCAAATGCGTTTGGATAGGCTTGTAAATATTTTTGAGCATTATAATCTTCAATTAAAACAATATCCGGTAAACCTTCTTTTGAACCTGAAGCTAAAACAGTATTTAATTTCTGTTCAACATCTGCTTTTGCCATCTCAACAACATCAATCTGTACATTTGGATGATCTTTTACATAAATTGATTTAGCCAAGTTCATTACAGGTATATTAAAATTTGGATCCCATGCCCATATCGTAATTTTCTGCTTTGAAGAGCTCGAAGATGTTGATTTAGTTGAATTCTGTGATGTGGACGAATTATTAGAATTTCCACAACCCGTAAGTAAAACTGAAGCAATTAAAATCACGCTAATAACATAGGAAATTATTTTTTTCATTACTAACTTCTCCTTTCTTATAAAACAATTTTTTTAAAAGTTATAGTGAATAGAGTTATTCTTAATATATCACCCCTTTTCGTAATCGCATAGTCTTTAGATAAACTTAGAAGCAAGAATACCTACATTACCTCTTAATACATTTAACTATTACAATTAATTTTTTATTAAAAAGGTTTATCAATATTAATATTTTATTAGTTTAAGCCTAAACTAAAAGCCTTGAATCTAATCTAAACATTTTCAATTGCTATAAATAAATTGCTCGCCCGACAGTACCCTTTATTAAATATTCTAATTAATCTTATAAACTTATTCCTTTATTTGTATAACATTAACAAAATCAACTCCCTTTCTTAATATAAATTTTATCATTAATATTGTTCAACGTCAAGCACTTAATTAATATATTCGACACAAATTTAAAAAATCCTTCTAATATTTCTGTTGTTAATTAAATTTTTTTATAAAGTGTATTAAAAAAGCATGGCACTTTGCCATGCCATTTTCCTATCATCTTACAAGCCAGCCTCCATCGACAGCCAATACGTGTCCGTTTACATAGTCTGAAGCTTTGCTTGCCAAAAACACTAATGCTCCCATCACATCAAACGGATGTCCCCATCTCCCTGCAGGTATTCTCGAAAGTATCTCGGCATTTCTGCTTGCATCAGCTCTTATTGGAGCAGTATTGTTGGTTTCAATATATCCTGGGGCTATTGCATTTACCTGTATGTTTTTGTCTGCCAATTCATTTGCAAAAGCCCTTGTAATTCCTACAACCCCGTGCTTTGATGCCGTATATGCCGGCACAAATTTTCCGCCTTGAAACGAAAGCATCGAAGCTATGTTTATGATTTTCCCGCCACCTTGTTTAACCATTACCTTCGCTACTTCATGGCTTAAATAATACACTGCATTCAAATTTATGTCGAGAACTGCTTTCCAGTCTTCGTCTTTATAATCAAGTAGAGGAGACCTTTTTATTGTACCTGCATTGTTTACAAGTATGTCTATCTTACCATAAAACTCAAGACATTTGTCTACAACTGCATTTATATTCTCTCTGATCGATAAATCTGTCTGAAAGAATTCTACCTTTCTCCCTTCTTTTTCGATAAGATCTCTCGTTTCATCAAAGCGGTCATTATGGGTAACTATGAATAAGTCAGCACCGGCTTTCGCCAATGCCACCGCATACCCTTGTCCTAATCCTGTATTGCCACCCGTTACGATTGCTACTTTTCCATCTAATCTGAAAAAGTCCATTGAAAAGTCATTAATGCTGTACATGATTTAACCTCCTCATCTTAGATCTTTTGTAGGTATAGTATCCATATCTGTGAATGCCTGATTCTCGCCTACCATTCCCCATATAAATGTGTAATTCTTTGTACCTACGCCCGAGTGAATCGACCAGCTTGGTGATATGACCGCTTGCTCATTTTTAACGACAATATGCCTTGTCTCATTTGGTGTACCCATAAAGTGAAATACAACATTATCTTCGTCCATATTGAAATAAAGATAGACTTCCATCCTCCTGTCATGGGTATGGCACGGTATTGTATTCCATATACTACCAGGTTCTAATATGGTCATGCCCATCACTAATTGACAGCTTTGGCATACCGCAGGGTGGATATACTGATTTATAGTCCTCTTATTGCACTCCTCATCAGTGCCTGCTTTTACTTTATTTGCATCGTTTAAACCTATTTTGACCGTAGGATAGCTTTTATGAGCTGTAGCGCTATTGATGTAGAACTTCGCAGGTTTTGAAATATCTACACTTTCGAAGCTTACTTCCTTTACCCCCATGCCGACGTACAATCCATCGCTATTTTTTAGCTCATACTTTTCGCCATCTAAATTCACGATGCCCGTTCCGCCTATATTAATTATGCCCATCTCTCTCCTCTCCAAAAAATAATTTGTCCCTAATTCTTTGCTTGTCTCAAGGCGAAGCACCTCATTTATCGGTACAACACCTGCCACGATTATCCTATCTACATGGCTGTAGATCATATTAATCTTACCTGTCTCGAATAGATTTTCGATTAAAAAATGTCTTCTCAATTCAGATGTATCATAGTGCTTAACGTCTTCATAATGACTCGCATACCTTATCTCCATAAAAATCCCTCCTGATTTTTCTGTTACCGTTAACGTAACGTCTAAATAAAGTATACTCTTTATCTTGGAAATAGTCAATGACACTATCAACTTTCCCTTAAAGATTTTCTTATCACAAGCTGTGGTTTGAGAATTATTTTCTTCGAAATTATCGCGCCACCTGTTAATAGATTCAACATCGTTTCTGCGACTACTTTTCCCATTCGGCTTCCGTTTTGATCCACCGTAGTCAATGGGACAGGTAACATGGACGATTGCTGAATATTGTCATATCCTGCAATACCTATATCATAAGGTATATTAATGTTGTTTAAATAGCAGTACTTTATTACTCCTAATGCCACAGTATCATTTATGGCAAATATACTGTCAACACCTTTTTCAATTAGAACTTTTGCCAAGTTAAATCCATCATCAAATGTGGCATCGCTTTCTAATACAATGTCACTTAGGTATTCTATGTTATTTTCTGCCAGCACATCTTTGTATGCTCTCAATCTTTCATTTGAAGCACTGGAGCTTGTTGGTCCAAGTATAACCCCAATCTTTTTGAATCCTTGTTTTACCATGTGTCGTATTATCTCTGATGCTCCATGATAGTTATCATTGCCGACAAAGTTTGCATTAAGCCCATCCACATAATTATCTGCCATAACAAGCGGTATTTCCTTTAAAATTCCTTCATAATCCTCTTTCTTTGGCTTTACAGGAAAAATAATTATGCCGTCAACTCTGCCTTCTGATAAAAAGTTAAGATACCTTTTTTCTTCTTCTTTTTTTCTGTCGCTATTGCAAAGCAAAAGCCCATAGCCATGAAGACTTAGATATGAGCTGACACCTTTGCTTACTTGTGAATAATATTGATTTGTTATATCAGGTATAATGAGTCCTATCATGTTAGTTTTCTTTGTGACGAGGCTTCTGGCAGCAAAATTAGGCCTGTATCCTAATTCTTCACAAGCTTTCAATATTCTTTCTTTCGTCTCTTTTGATATTTGGCCGCTGTTATTCAATGCTCTCGATACAGTCATGGCTGAGACTCCACAGTATTTTGCCACATCTCTTATGTTAACCAAACTAATCCACCCTTTTTATAACAAAGTTGAATTTTATACACCTTTGAACACGTCCTCAAAGTCATACACATTGCCGTTTTCTATATCTTTTAATCCTCTTTCTATAGATTCCATCAATTCTTTATCATTAAGTATTTCATCATCTTCTGCTTCATCTTTTAATTTTAAAAATTCAATAAAATCAATTACTTCTGCGATCTTATCTTCAGGTAACTCTTCAATAATGTCCAATACCTTCTTCTTCAAAGTATTATCCATTTTCAACACCACCGTTATTATTATTTTTTCTTTTATTATAATTTATTTTTGCGCAAATAAAAAGTGCAGAAGAAATCGTCCTCTGCACTAACCATATTATTTTAGCATTCAAGGTATTTTTTAAGAGTATTTCTCACTGCGCCGGTATCAGATATAAGTTCCTTAAAGTAGCTTTCTATCATTTCGCCTATTCCTGCCTCGTACAAATCGAGTCCAAATATTTGTTTATTTGATAAAATAGGCCTTAGGTTGTTCTTAACTGATTCTACGTCCCCAAATTTTATATTTGACACATGGGATTTTAAATCATTTAGAAGCGGATCTGGGCTTAAGGCCATCTCATTGCCGTTATCGTCAATACCCATCAAATACCTACACCATCCTGCTATGACTAATGGTATATACTTTAAGCTTTTTACATCAAGATCGCTTCTTTGCATATATGATTTTATCGTCTCTCCAAACCTTATACCCATCTTTTGCGATGTATCTGTAGCAATTCTCTGTGGCGTATCAGGCATATACGGATTTGGCAGCCTTACTTCGATTACTTCTTTTATGAATTCTTCTGGATTAAGCACTTTAGGATCTATGACAACAGGCATACCTTCCACATATCCCACTTTTTCAACAAGCTTTTTAAGACAACTGTCTTTCATCTCATCAGCAATCGTCTTGTAGTTCAAAAGGCATCCGTATATGGCCAATGCTGTGTGAAGCGGATTCAAGCAAGTGGTGACTTTCATCCTTTCGACTTTTTCAACAGTTTCTTTATCTGTCAATATCACTCCAGCTTCTTCTAACTTCATGCGCCCATTTGGAAATTTATCTTCTATAACAAGGTATTGAGCTCTTTCCGCATTAACAAAGGGTGCAATTACGGTATTTTTCGAAGTTGTTATTATGTCCATATCCTCTAAGCCACTATCTTCAAGAGATTTCTTGACTATCTCATGCGGCCTTGGGACGATTTTATCAATCATACTAAGAGGAAAAGAAACTTTCGACGGATCGCTTAAGTATTTAAGGAATCCATCTTCTACATAGCTTTTCTTCGCCCATTCTTCCGCTATAGTCATAACTGCACTTTTAAGTCTATCGCCATTTCCTGAGAAGTTATCAAGGCTTACAAGTGCCAGTGGATGTTCACCATCTTTGTACCTTGAATAAACCAGAGAAGTAAGCTTTGACACTACGTTTTTCGGCTTCTCAGGACCATCCTCAATATCTTCTGTGACTTCTTTTATAAAATTGCCTGAGAAATCTCTAAGATTATAGCCTTTCTCTGTTATTGTCATGCTTACTATCTGCAGTGATGGATTTTTGAAAATACCCTTTAATTTAACCCATTGACCTTCGTTTGATGGATCTGCCATTACAATATCGGCAATGCTTCCTACGACTTCTTTTTCTAATGTACCATCGGCATTCATGATGACTCTCAGACCCAAATTGTCGTAAGGCTTATATATCTTCTCAGAGACTTCAAAATCGTAAGATTCGACTGCAATTATTCCTGTGTCTATAAGACCTTTATTCAAGAGGGTTTGCATAAGCATTGCTATGAACCCTCTGAATATGTTGCCTGCGCCAAAGTGAATCCATGTAGGCCTTTTAGATGTGACATCAATTACTTTTTCTACGTCAAACTCCGGAAGCTTTATGCCTGCATCTTCCCATTTTTTTATATCCTTTAGTTCAGTCCTTCTTAATTTCATAAATTAATCCCCCTCATTTTAATCCTGCTGCCACTCGGTGTGGAATATTCCATCCATGTCAATCCTCTTGTAAGTGTGTGCACCAAAGAAATCCCTCTGCCCTTGTATCAAATTAGCAGGAAGGTTTTCTTCTGACATGCTGTAGAAATAATCAAGAGAAGCATTTACTGTAAGCATAGGGATGTAATTGTCTTTAGCAAGCTTTGTCACCTTCTTAACTGCATCTATTTTTTCTTCCAAGAATTTTACGGATTTCGGGCTAAGAAGCAAGTTGGCATTGTCTTCTGTTATTATCTCCATCAAAAAGTCCAGAAGCCTTGCCCTTATGATGCAACCACCTTTCCAGATTCTCAAAACTTCTTTTAAATCTATGCCGTAGCCATAGACTTTTGATGCCTCTGATATAAGCCACATGCCTTGCGAAAATGATGAAAATACCGAGAACAGCAGTGCATTTTTCAAATCTTCTACGACTTCATCTTTATTTAAGGCATTTTGAGGATAGTTTCTGCTTACCATTTTCGAAAGCTTTACCCTGTCATCTTTAAAGAAGGAAAGAGTTCTGCCGACAACAGCAAGATTTAAAGATGGCGTAGGAATACCTAAATCAAGAGACGTCTCTGCGGTCCACTTGCCTGTGCCCTTTTGCTCTGCTTCATCAAGTATGAGCTCTACCAAAGGTTTACCTGTCTTGTCGTCTTTGTGTTTCATTATCTTGTAAGATATTTCCATTAAGAATGAATTAAGCTCTCCGTTATTCCACTTCTCAAAAATCTCTCCGATTTCCTCACTGGTGAGTTTCAAGACTTTTCTCATTACGTCGTACACTTCTGATATTGACTGCATTATAGCGTATTCTATTCCGTTGTGCACCATCTTTACGAAGTGCCCTGCAGAATCATTTCCAACATATGTGCAGCATTCTCCAGAATCAGTCTTTGCTGCTATCTTAAGAAGCAACTCCTTTACCATTTCGTAAGCCTCTTTTGTTCCGCCAGGCATAAGTGACGGTCCGTTTAATGCGCCAAATTCTCCGCCAGATACACCCATGCCTAAGTAATGTATCCCTTTGTCCTTAAGCTCTTTTATTCTTCTGTCAGTGTCTTTAAAGTACGAATTTCCTCCGTCTATTATGAGGTCGCCTTCATCAAGATATGGCAAAAGCTCGTGAATAACGTCATCTACTGGCTTTCCCGCCTTCACCATGAGTATTATCTTCCTGGGTTTTTCCAAAGACTCAACGAATGACTTTATGTCATAGTACGGATAGATCTTTTCATCTTTCACTTTTTCTTTAATGAATTTCTCAGTCGTCTCATGTGATCTATTGTAACCAGAAAGGCTGTAGCCTTTTCTGGCTATATTTAAAGCCAAGTTTTGTCCCATTACTGCAAGGCCTATCAATCCAATATTGTTCATTTCTCTTACCTCCAATTTTTATAGTTTGTTGTGAACCTCAAACAAGTTTTTGAGATCCCTTGTCATAAGTTTAAAGAATTGAAATCCCTTTTCGTACTGCTGGACCTTTTCCTCTTGAGGCATGAAAACTTTCTTAATCTTCACCATCTTATAAGTTGCCTCTAATACATCTTTGTAGACTCCTAATGCACAAAATCCTAACAAAGCCGAACCTAAAAGCTCAGGTTCTTCCACATTTGACACCTTTATAGGCAGTCCCAATACAGACGAGAAAATTTCCATCCAAAGCTCAGAGTTTGTGCCACCACCTCCAGCTCTTATTTCTTTTATATTTATATTATTGTCTTTTACAGCCTCAAAAAGCATTCTCAATGAATATGCAACGCCTTCTAAACCCGCCTTTATCAAATGCCCTTTTGTGTGACTGTTTTTCAATCCAAAATAGACGCCAGAAGCAATGTTGCCAATCTCTTTGTCCCTCTCTCCTGTGATATAAGGCAGGAAAAACAGATTGGAAGTGTCAGCATTTAATGCTTCCTTTGTTAATTCATCATAACTCATGTTAAAGATATTGTCCCTAAGCCATCTTAAAATTATGCCTGCATTGTTTATAGCTGCTCCTACAAACCACTTTCCTGATGAAAGGTAGTATGTCTGAAGCCTCATTAAATCCTCCTTGTCAAGGACTGCATCAGGATACGCAACTCTAAACATTCCTGTGGTGCCTATATTTATTGCACCAACTCCATCATCGAATGCTCCAATACCTATTCCTACGGCACCACCATCGTACACGCCAGGCAGCAGTTTTACATCACCATTCAACCCCAAAAGCTCTTTCGATTTGTCGGGAAGTTCAGCTAAAATCACATCTGAAGGCACAATCTCAGGAAGCCTATCCTCGTCTATACCTAAAGCACTAAGTGAGTAACTATCCCATTTAAGGGTATTTATATTCATTATTCCTGTGGCAGATGATATGCTGGGCTCTGTATACGGCTTATTTAAAAGCTTTGATATGATGTAGTCTTTTGAGCTTAAAAAGTATTTTGATTTTTCAAAAATATCTCTCCTCTTTCTCTTAAGCCAATATATCTTAAAAAGCGGCGCATGAAACGTAGGAGCAAATCCAGTCCTTTTGTACATCTCATTTACGTCAATATCGTTTAGCAATTCTTCGTAAGTTTCTTTCGACCTCGTATCAAGAAGCGTCATTATCCCCGTCAATGGTTTTAAATCCTCATCGACAGGTACAAGACCAAACATGTATGTTGACGGTATAACAAGTGAAATCGCATCTTCGTAACCTTTTGACGCTTCTTTAGCCGCCTTCACAAATGTAGAAAACAAGACTTCAGGATCGTGTTCCGCTTTCCCGTCGTCCCCTTTAAAAAGCGGTATCTCGCACCTATAAAGGCTTAATACATTTCCTTCCTTGTCTACAACACCTGCTTTAAGGTTTGTTGTGCCTATATCTATACAAAGAGCTAATCCCCTATCCATATTAATCCTCCACGACTATAATTTTATCACTCCGTCAGGCTCTTCGCCATTCAATACTTTCTCTATGTCTGATACAACTTTGTCGCCCATGCCTTTTAAGCATTCTCTTGTGTATGCAGATATGTGAGGAGTTATCACCACATTCTCATATTTCAAAAGTGGATGATTCTCGTCTATAGGCTCGTTTTCTACAACATCTAATCCCACACCTGCCACTTTTCCATCATCAAGAGCTTTCATC contains:
- a CDS encoding LacI family DNA-binding transcriptional regulator, coding for MVNIRDVAKYCGVSAMTVSRALNNSGQISKETKERILKACEELGYRPNFAARSLVTKKTNMIGLIIPDITNQYYSQVSKGVSSYLSLHGYGLLLCNSDRKKEEEKRYLNFLSEGRVDGIIIFPVKPKKEDYEGILKEIPLVMADNYVDGLNANFVGNDNYHGASEIIRHMVKQGFKKIGVILGPTSSSASNERLRAYKDVLAENNIEYLSDIVLESDATFDDGFNLAKVLIEKGVDSIFAINDTVALGVIKYCYLNNINIPYDIGIAGYDNIQQSSMLPVPLTTVDQNGSRMGKVVAETMLNLLTGGAIISKKIILKPQLVIRKSLRES
- the kduI gene encoding 5-dehydro-4-deoxy-D-glucuronate isomerase yields the protein MEIRYASHYEDVKHYDTSELRRHFLIENLFETGKINMIYSHVDRIIVAGVVPINEVLRLETSKELGTNYFLERREMGIINIGGTGIVNLDGEKYELKNSDGLYVGMGVKEVSFESVDISKPAKFYINSATAHKSYPTVKIGLNDANKVKAGTDEECNKRTINQYIHPAVCQSCQLVMGMTILEPGSIWNTIPCHTHDRRMEVYLYFNMDEDNVVFHFMGTPNETRHIVVKNEQAVISPSWSIHSGVGTKNYTFIWGMVGENQAFTDMDTIPTKDLR
- a CDS encoding carbohydrate ABC transporter permease; amino-acid sequence: MKISKYLSKIIVYVFLIVAFIASIFPFYWMIVGMTNTAADVIKGRMLFGNQLINNFKTLFTSYNLGHVFLNSVKVSTLTVIGTLIISSMAAYGFEIYYSKKREIIYSLILITMMIPFAALMIPLFRLIVQLGLLDTHFGLIITSIASAFIIFFFRQSFKAISKETIEAARVDGAGEFTIFFRIIIPTMKSTYAAAAIYSFMTSWNSYLWPLIILQTDKQKTMTLLISNMASAYFPDYGAVMAAIVVATLPMIIIFFALQRYFVQGLTGAVKQ
- a CDS encoding DUF2281 domain-containing protein, whose translation is MDNTLKKKVLDIIEELPEDKIAEVIDFIEFLKLKDEAEDDEILNDKELMESIERGLKDIENGNVYDFEDVFKGV
- the kduD gene encoding 2-dehydro-3-deoxy-D-gluconate 5-dehydrogenase KduD; the encoded protein is MYSINDFSMDFFRLDGKVAIVTGGNTGLGQGYAVALAKAGADLFIVTHNDRFDETRDLIEKEGRKVEFFQTDLSIRENINAVVDKCLEFYGKIDILVNNAGTIKRSPLLDYKDEDWKAVLDINLNAVYYLSHEVAKVMVKQGGGKIINIASMLSFQGGKFVPAYTASKHGVVGITRAFANELADKNIQVNAIAPGYIETNNTAPIRADASRNAEILSRIPAGRWGHPFDVMGALVFLASKASDYVNGHVLAVDGGWLVR
- a CDS encoding ABC transporter substrate-binding protein; protein product: MKKIISYVISVILIASVLLTGCGNSNNSSTSQNSTKSTSSSSSKQKITIWAWDPNFNIPVMNLAKSIYVKDHPNVQIDVVEMAKADVEQKLNTVLASGSKEGLPDIVLIEDYNAQKYLQAYPNAFADLTNKINYNDFANYKIKFMTLNNKIYGVPFDSGVTGFFYRSDILSQAGIKPEDLNNITWDQFMNIGKQVKEKTGKDMISLDPADGGAMRIMLQSAGQWYFDANGKPNLVNNEVLKEAINTYKELINSNFVKKESGWNNWVASFNNGDVASVISGVWIIGSIKAAKDQSGKWALAPIPRLNDSSSVNYSNLGGSSWYVLNDSKNKDVAIDFLKTIYDGNVDFYQQILVNQGAMGTYIPAQSGSAYSNPDPFFGGQKVFSDLSDYMKKIPSVNYGMYTYEADSAVMATMPDVYSGKLSVDEALKKAQDQLINQIGK
- a CDS encoding carbohydrate ABC transporter permease; its protein translation is MVNVKNVSTMKKRKSLLTRQQNKYGWIFTSFSIILFAAFLFYPIVYSLYLSTTSTKGVVGKFVGLGNYLRLFHDDMFLMALKNTFEFLIFQVPIMLLLALILAAILNDKKVKFRGIFRTGIFLPSVTSLVAYATLFKMMFNTDGFINDGLMHLGIISKPIPWLMDPFWAKVMIIIAMTWRWTGYNMVFYLSGLQNISDDIYEAAEIDGASKIRQFFSITIPLLKPIIVFTTIMSTIGTLQLFDEPMNLSAGGVTASSVGPGNSLLTLSVYIYNLAFKYMPNFGYAATVSYSIVIMAGILTVIQFKLAGDKD
- the gndA gene encoding NADP-dependent phosphogluconate dehydrogenase; protein product: MNNIGLIGLAVMGQNLALNIARKGYSLSGYNRSHETTEKFIKEKVKDEKIYPYYDIKSFVESLEKPRKIILMVKAGKPVDDVIHELLPYLDEGDLIIDGGNSYFKDTDRRIKELKDKGIHYLGMGVSGGEFGALNGPSLMPGGTKEAYEMVKELLLKIAAKTDSGECCTYVGNDSAGHFVKMVHNGIEYAIMQSISEVYDVMRKVLKLTSEEIGEIFEKWNNGELNSFLMEISYKIMKHKDDKTGKPLVELILDEAEQKGTGKWTAETSLDLGIPTPSLNLAVVGRTLSFFKDDRVKLSKMVSRNYPQNALNKDEVVEDLKNALLFSVFSSFSQGMWLISEASKVYGYGIDLKEVLRIWKGGCIIRARLLDFLMEIITEDNANLLLSPKSVKFLEEKIDAVKKVTKLAKDNYIPMLTVNASLDYFYSMSEENLPANLIQGQRDFFGAHTYKRIDMDGIFHTEWQQD
- a CDS encoding mannitol dehydrogenase family protein, with amino-acid sequence MKLRRTELKDIKKWEDAGIKLPEFDVEKVIDVTSKRPTWIHFGAGNIFRGFIAMLMQTLLNKGLIDTGIIAVESYDFEVSEKIYKPYDNLGLRVIMNADGTLEKEVVGSIADIVMADPSNEGQWVKLKGIFKNPSLQIVSMTITEKGYNLRDFSGNFIKEVTEDIEDGPEKPKNVVSKLTSLVYSRYKDGEHPLALVSLDNFSGNGDRLKSAVMTIAEEWAKKSYVEDGFLKYLSDPSKVSFPLSMIDKIVPRPHEIVKKSLEDSGLEDMDIITTSKNTVIAPFVNAERAQYLVIEDKFPNGRMKLEEAGVILTDKETVEKVERMKVTTCLNPLHTALAIYGCLLNYKTIADEMKDSCLKKLVEKVGYVEGMPVVIDPKVLNPEEFIKEVIEVRLPNPYMPDTPQRIATDTSQKMGIRFGETIKSYMQRSDLDVKSLKYIPLVIAGWCRYLMGIDDNGNEMALSPDPLLNDLKSHVSNIKFGDVESVKNNLRPILSNKQIFGLDLYEAGIGEMIESYFKELISDTGAVRNTLKKYLEC
- a CDS encoding gluconokinase — its product is MDRGLALCIDIGTTNLKAGVVDKEGNVLSLYRCEIPLFKGDDGKAEHDPEVLFSTFVKAAKEASKGYEDAISLVIPSTYMFGLVPVDEDLKPLTGIMTLLDTRSKETYEELLNDIDVNEMYKRTGFAPTFHAPLFKIYWLKRKRRDIFEKSKYFLSSKDYIISKLLNKPYTEPSISSATGIMNINTLKWDSYSLSALGIDEDRLPEIVPSDVILAELPDKSKELLGLNGDVKLLPGVYDGGAVGIGIGAFDDGVGAINIGTTGMFRVAYPDAVLDKEDLMRLQTYYLSSGKWFVGAAINNAGIILRWLRDNIFNMSYDELTKEALNADTSNLFFLPYITGERDKEIGNIASGVYFGLKNSHTKGHLIKAGLEGVAYSLRMLFEAVKDNNINIKEIRAGGGGTNSELWMEIFSSVLGLPIKVSNVEEPELLGSALLGFCALGVYKDVLEATYKMVKIKKVFMPQEEKVQQYEKGFQFFKLMTRDLKNLFEVHNKL